The Chryseolinea soli nucleotide sequence TCCACGTTGTTCAAGGTTTCATGTTTAGGCACGGTGCCGTTGGGAGCATCCACAAAATCATCGCGCACAGGCTCGCGGTTAGCTACCGCATACGATCCGTAGAGTTGCTGATTGTCGGCCAACGCGTAAGTCAAACCGGCTTTCGGATTGAAGAAGGTGAAATTGGCATCGACATTTATCGGGTTCTGTTTATTCTCTATACCCGAGGTCGTGTAGAGAATTTTGCGAACCTGCAGATCCACATAACCCGAAAGCTTGTTGCTGAATTGATAACTGGTCTTCAGGTAAACATTGCCATCGCGCTTGTCGGCATTGTTAAAGTAATACCGGTATTCGGTAGGAACCGTGGCCACTTGTGCCCAGATGATCTCGCCGTAATGATCGCCTGTATAGCGGTTCCAGGCGCCGCCCAAAATGATATTCCAATTGTCCTTGTCGTAGTTGAGGGAATAGGTCAGCCCATAAAAATCATTGTTCAACCACCGCCTTCTCACCAGATCCGAAGAAGCAATGGTGGAGTCTCCAATCACGACAGGCGACAAACCGTAGGAAGCGAAATCATCGTTGTAGCGATACTCTTCATAGTAGCCTTTGCCCTTGGTGTAGTGCAGCGACACATTGGCCGTGAGCGCATCGTTCACACGCTGGGAGAAATGAAGCTGGTAGTGATTTTGTGTGTAGTCGTCTACTTGATTTTTGTACGTATACGGATTGAAGGTGCGACTATTGGAGTTCAGCAAGTTTTGTGTCTGGGCTTCATTCCAACCTTCGTTGGAGGCCGTGGTCATCATCGCTTCCACATCGTTGTGGAGACGCGATTCCGGCACACCGTACCAAGCCTGATACGTCCTTTCCTTACCACCGAAAACCACCGCTTTCAGCATGGTGCCTTTGTTGTAATAGCCTCCCGAAAAATAATACGATTGCAGATTGCTAGAGGCTCTGTCGATAAAGCCATCCGATTGGATCTTGGACACCCGGGCATCCACCACCCAATGATCGTCCAGCAAACCCGAACCCAATTGAAGCGTGTTGCGCAGCGTCCCAAAAGATCCGGCAGATGTGATGAGACTTGCATAGGGCGCATCGTTGCGCGTATTCGTCTGCAAATTAATGCTCGCCCCAAATGCACCCGCACCATTCGTTGAAGAGCCCACACCGCGCTGCACTTGAATGCTCTGCGACGAGGACGCGATATCGGGTATGTCCACCCAATACGATCCTTGCGACTCGCTGTCGTTGTAAGGAATGCCGTTCACGGTGACATTGATCCGGGTGGCATCACTCCCGCGAATCCGAATACCCGTATAGCCAACACCCGCGCCCGCGTCGGAAGTGGTCACCACCGACGGCGTCCAATTCAAAAGCATGGGCAGGTCCTGTCCGAAGTTTTGTTTCTGGATGGCTTGCTTGCTCACGTTGGTGAACGTGGTGGGCGTTTTGTCGTTGGCGCGCGTGGCGACAACCACCACTTCGTCGGTTACCTGGAGCGATTCTTCCAGGCTTACGGTAACGGGACCGCTAAGGGGCACCGTAACTTTTTCCTGTTTCACGATGTAGCCGAGAAATCTCACGGCCAGGGTAAATTCACCGGCCGGAACTTTCGAGAGGGTGAACCTCCCAAACTCATCGGCTACGGCAAACCGCTTGAGTTCCTGCATTTCCACGGTTGCACCGGGCAACGCGTGATGAGTCTTTGCATCTTCGACGGTTCCGTCGACAGCAAACTGTTGCGCATAGGCGCCTGCCGACCACAGCATGGCTGTGGCGACACATACTACTTTGAACATGTTGTTAAAAATGGTTTAAACCTGCAGCGCACAGGGGAATGCACCTGCTTACGTTTAACCTTGCCTTCCCTTCGGCCGCATTACCGGCATCAGGTTCTTTGGGTATGATCTCAGCCCGTTGTTTTATGGCACCCCTTGTCCTTTTCGGACGCACAAAGGTATATGCTGAAATTTTTAATTATCAACCTTCCGACCAAATACTTTTCGCAAAGGCAGTAAACAGCGCTGTTTCGGGATATTTATTTTCGCAGGAAATTGCAACTTTACGGACAAACCAACCCGCACCTCCATGTACAAAGCGTCGGTAAACCAGCAAGTGCTCAGCATCACATCAAATGATGGCGCGTTCCAGGTGGACGGCAAGCCCCTGAACTGGGACCTGGTAAAAATTTCGGATGGAAGATTTCACATCCAGTTGGACAACAAAGGCTACAACGCCGAGGTGGTGGCCGTGGAGAAAGAAACAAAATCGTTTCAGTTCAAGATCAACGGAAGACTCTATAAAGTTGCACTGAAAGACAAGTTCGACCTGCTGCTGGAGCAGATGGGCATGAACGGCGCGGCCGGCAGCAAGATAAATAATGTGAAAGCACCCATGCCCGGCCTGATCATCGACCTGCGGGTAAAAGAAGGTGACCCCGTAAAAACCGGCGATCCGCTGCTGATCCTGGAGGCGATGAAAATGGAGAACATCATCAAGGCCTCCGGCGACAGCGTGGTGAAATCCGTGAAGGTGAAAAAGGGTGAAAGCGTGGAGAAAAACCAGGTGTTGATCGAGTTCTGAAAAACCTTCTTCCGAAGCGTTTGGACGCACGTTTTTGCGGAATTTGCGGGGCGCCGTTTTTCAACCTTGCTGCTTCTGAATATATTGCGACACTTTTTTACGGCCTCATTAACCAATCCTGAATGAAATACAAGCGCATACTCCTCAAACTCAGCGGTGAAGCACTCCAGGGAGCATCCAAAAGCACCAACATCAATCCCGATGTGCTGGAGCAGTACTGTGCCGAGATCAAGGCGTTGCAGCAGGAAAAGGTAGAAATCGCCATCGTCATCGGCGGCGGCAACATTTTCCGGGGCGGCCAGGCCGAAGCCCTGGGAATCGACCGCGTGCAAGGCGACTATATGGGGATGCTGGCCACCGTGATCAATGCCATGGCCTTGCAAAGCGCCCTGGAGCGCCACGGCGTCTACACTCGTCTGATGTCGGGCATCAAAATGGAACAGGTGTGCGAGCCATTCATCCGCCGCAGGGCCATCCGCCACCTTGAAAAAGGAAGGATCGTCATTTTCGGCGCCGGCATTGGCAACCCCTACTTCACCACCGACTCCACCGCCAGCTTGCGCGCCGTGGAAGTACAGGCCGACGTCGTGCTGAAAGGCACCCGCGTGGACGGCGTCTACACCAAGGATCCCGAAAAATTCCCCGACGCCACGCGCTACACCAAGCTTTCGTTCCAGGAAGCCTACGAAAAGAATCTCAACATCATGGACATGACAGCCTTCACGCTCTGCATGGAGAACAATCTGCCCATCATTGTTTTTGATATGAACAAAAAAGGAAACCTGCTGAAGGTGGTGAAGGGCGAAGAGGCAGGAACCCTGATCAGTTAAAACGACACGACCACGCTTAGCTAATCACATAGTATCATGGAAGAAATTCAGTTATTCCTTGACGAGGCAAAGGACCTCATGACAAAAGGCCTCAACCACGTGAGCCACGAGCTCACCAAGATCCGCGCCGGCAAAGCCAACCCCGCCATGCTGGATGGCATCCTGGTGTCTTACTACGGTGCCATGACGCCCATCAACCAGGTGTCGTCCATGACTTCTCCCGATGCCCGGACCATCTTCATCAAACCCTGGGAGAAAGGAACGATCCCCGAAATTGAACGCGCCATCATAAACGCCAACCTGGGGCTCAATCCACAAAACGATGGACAGCAGGTGATCATCAACGTGCCCATGCTCACCGAAGAGCGACGCAAACAACTGGTGAAGCAAGTGGGCCAGGAGTGCGAGCATGGCAAAGTGAGCGTGCGCACCATCCGCAAGGAAACCAACGAGCAACTAAAAAAGATCAAGGGTGCATCGGAAGACGACGTGAAGAACGCCGAAGAAACCGTCCAAAAAATGACCGACGATTTTATCGCCCGCATCGACGCCCTCATGAAAAAGAAAGAAGCCGAGATCATGACCGTTTAAAGATCATTTTCCATCGACCTTATAAAAAGCCTGACAATTCGCGCCAGGCTTTTTTTATTTGTAGAGCCGACCTAAACCGCACCCTATGAAAGTTTCTGCCTCGCTCGTATCCATTGCTTTTTTCCTGATTGCCACCACTGCATTTCCGCAAAAGAAAAACGCACCGGTCCCCTACTATCCCGAACCCACACAATGGCAAACCAAAACACCCGCCGAGGCCGGTCTGAACGCCGACAAGCTGGCAGCTGCCATCGCGTTCGCGAAAGAAAAGGAAACAAAAAATCCCCGTAACCTCGAGGTATCACACTACCAAACCTATGGCAAAGAACCTTTCGGCGATGGCATCGGTCCCTTTGCCACGCGTGGTGAACCCACGGGCATCGTGGTGCGAAACGGCTACATCGTGGCCGAATGGGGCGAGCCGTTGCGGGTGGACATGACCTTTAGCGTGACCAAGAGCTTTCTCTCCTCCGTGGTGGGCGTGGCCTACGACAAAGGGATGATCCCCGATATTTATGACTCCGTCTACAAAGTGATGGCGCCCGTGAACGTATACAACCCTATGCCTGGAGCAAACAAAGCCGATCACTTTGGAGAACCCTCGCTCATCCGTCTTTTCGACACGCCACACAACCGGACCATCTCCTGGAACGACCTGCTTCGTCAAACCAGCGATTGGGAAGGCACACTTTGGGGAAAACCGGAATGGGCCGACCGCCCCGGAACCAATCCCGCGGAATGGCAAACCCGTCCGCGCTCCAAACCCGGAGCGGTTTATGAATACAACGATGTGCGGGTGAACGTGCTCGCGCTGGCA carries:
- a CDS encoding TonB-dependent receptor; this translates as MFKVVCVATAMLWSAGAYAQQFAVDGTVEDAKTHHALPGATVEMQELKRFAVADEFGRFTLSKVPAGEFTLAVRFLGYIVKQEKVTVPLSGPVTVSLEESLQVTDEVVVVATRANDKTPTTFTNVSKQAIQKQNFGQDLPMLLNWTPSVVTTSDAGAGVGYTGIRIRGSDATRINVTVNGIPYNDSESQGSYWVDIPDIASSSQSIQVQRGVGSSTNGAGAFGASINLQTNTRNDAPYASLITSAGSFGTLRNTLQLGSGLLDDHWVVDARVSKIQSDGFIDRASSNLQSYYFSGGYYNKGTMLKAVVFGGKERTYQAWYGVPESRLHNDVEAMMTTASNEGWNEAQTQNLLNSNSRTFNPYTYKNQVDDYTQNHYQLHFSQRVNDALTANVSLHYTKGKGYYEEYRYNDDFASYGLSPVVIGDSTIASSDLVRRRWLNNDFYGLTYSLNYDKDNWNIILGGAWNRYTGDHYGEIIWAQVATVPTEYRYYFNNADKRDGNVYLKTSYQFSNKLSGYVDLQVRKILYTTSGIENKQNPINVDANFTFFNPKAGLTYALADNQQLYGSYAVANREPVRDDFVDAPNGTVPKHETLNNVEVGYRRTGKNYALNVNYYLMDYHNQLVLTGKVNDVGASLRTNVDRSYRTGVEVEGLLRISQQFSWTANVTLSRNKIRNFNEVLYDYGQDFDQYLEVKRSYKSTDIAFSPNVIVGSGFSYRPFKNVEVTWLSKYVGAQYLDNTSNKNRRINDYFVNDLRLTYTIHPSFMREIALSGLLNNFLNEKYQSNGYTWGYLGGGTEYRENYYFPQAGTNFLVMAAFKF
- a CDS encoding biotin/lipoyl-containing protein, whose product is MYKASVNQQVLSITSNDGAFQVDGKPLNWDLVKISDGRFHIQLDNKGYNAEVVAVEKETKSFQFKINGRLYKVALKDKFDLLLEQMGMNGAAGSKINNVKAPMPGLIIDLRVKEGDPVKTGDPLLILEAMKMENIIKASGDSVVKSVKVKKGESVEKNQVLIEF
- the pyrH gene encoding UMP kinase, giving the protein MKYKRILLKLSGEALQGASKSTNINPDVLEQYCAEIKALQQEKVEIAIVIGGGNIFRGGQAEALGIDRVQGDYMGMLATVINAMALQSALERHGVYTRLMSGIKMEQVCEPFIRRRAIRHLEKGRIVIFGAGIGNPYFTTDSTASLRAVEVQADVVLKGTRVDGVYTKDPEKFPDATRYTKLSFQEAYEKNLNIMDMTAFTLCMENNLPIIVFDMNKKGNLLKVVKGEEAGTLIS
- the frr gene encoding ribosome recycling factor produces the protein MEEIQLFLDEAKDLMTKGLNHVSHELTKIRAGKANPAMLDGILVSYYGAMTPINQVSSMTSPDARTIFIKPWEKGTIPEIERAIINANLGLNPQNDGQQVIINVPMLTEERRKQLVKQVGQECEHGKVSVRTIRKETNEQLKKIKGASEDDVKNAEETVQKMTDDFIARIDALMKKKEAEIMTV
- a CDS encoding serine hydrolase domain-containing protein; its protein translation is MKVSASLVSIAFFLIATTAFPQKKNAPVPYYPEPTQWQTKTPAEAGLNADKLAAAIAFAKEKETKNPRNLEVSHYQTYGKEPFGDGIGPFATRGEPTGIVVRNGYIVAEWGEPLRVDMTFSVTKSFLSSVVGVAYDKGMIPDIYDSVYKVMAPVNVYNPMPGANKADHFGEPSLIRLFDTPHNRTISWNDLLRQTSDWEGTLWGKPEWADRPGTNPAEWQTRPRSKPGAVYEYNDVRVNVLALATLNLWRRPLPQVLKEYIMDPIGASPSWRWMGYENSWVVLDGQLVQAVGGGGHWGGGMFINARDMARFGYLTLRRGKWKNTQLLSDKWVTWALTPTPAQPTYGFMNWFLNTDKKYLPSAPATAFAHIGNGTNMIYVDPEHDLVVVTRWIDNAALDGFVQRILEAVEK